A DNA window from Luteolibacter luteus contains the following coding sequences:
- a CDS encoding FeoB-associated Cys-rich membrane protein, with product MNDWQTWAALAAVLLAVLFLLSKVKRKKKAGSCGHDCGCGKK from the coding sequence ATGAACGACTGGCAAACATGGGCCGCGCTCGCTGCGGTATTGCTCGCGGTGCTCTTCCTGCTCAGCAAAGTGAAGCGCAAGAAGAAGGCCGGCTCCTGCGGTCACGATTGTGGCTGCGGGAAGAAGTAG
- a CDS encoding DUF7133 domain-containing protein, with the protein MRTHLLCASGLLFATGSTLAATKVLQAFEGDGYGDWKVEGAAFGLAPSGGKMDGLNAELTGYAQESVACSAHGGDAAKGTLTSPEFKITENYICFLIAGGKHPGKVGVRLTVDGKTVRDATGEGSLQFRTQVWDVTEFRGKDARIQIYDDESGGWGVIAADHFLMTDYANQKFPASTKSGKPHLSGLVASDTIGGLTIPEGTKVKIVADYKNGGVTSPTALAFGEKGEIYVTETHRFRHGVPDNRDHLYWYLDDIASHSVADRLKMHEKWYSKEEKSSKRFLTEIDEVVRVLSKPGEDGHSAKSEVYARNFNDVLDGPAAGIFEYEGTVYMACIPKIWALRDKDGDGKADKPDEREALFDGFGVRVSFSGHDLNGFALGPDGRIYGTLGDRGMNLTTKEGKHYELPDQGCVFRFDPDGSNFEVIHTGLRNPKELAFDEYGNAFSVDNNSDQGDQARVVYVMEGADSGWTMEHQALHSFHRQIGMEEHPPNRWMEEQMWAPLNSAQPSYIVPPVANLTSGPSGLTYHPGTGFLESEAGRFLICDYRGGAANSGIWSFKVEPSGAGMKMTDSRQLNWGAAVTDVEYSWDGKLYVTDFIGGWASHDDGRVYLIEADKTFREEEAKETAEIIAEGFEKRPVPALEKLMAHPDMRVRTRAELALSRRPEALDVFTRVSKEGKTTVQRLHGVWGLGILARRGSAVLPSSGDGFATLPSKLLRERAGQAIGALLEDKDVEVRAQAIKTLGETGLPGGRLQFSPMLGDKSPRMRAFAAIAAGKMKAESAIPFIWEMLKGNEDPYIRHAGAYALSLLCEPRQISALVDEEDPALRLAAVIALRRMKDPAVAAFLEDEDTKVAREAIAAVHDVGIEKARPMVAALLDEPPSYLTTMDWRRLLHSAFRLGDEVNLGRVLKVVLDPKAPAAAREEALRLVGLWSKPDPVDQSLGRWAPLPERDPAIVKNSLMPLLGSILKLDGKLAEPALALIGKYKLDLSAVDDATMKGLVMNDNLPGAARSEALDLYAARKPEGIDALLGDLAKGKDDDLAIGAIKRLAAEHPGAALESIRTAVGHANAGRQQDAWKIAAGLKAPGIESLFVDSLAKLKEKQGVSPSTLELLDAAAKRSEPEVKKALEDYKAAIAASTDPLAAYLGSLQGGNAKKGGELFESQPAAQCMRCHSAGGGHGGGDAGPNLEGVGKRGDAKFMLESLVNPGAKVATGFGLTSVTLKGGKTVGGIVIADTAEHVDLDSSGKVLRVKKSDIDAMLPPVSAMPPMGAILSPSELRDVVAWLETRKGKDPEPKKYGEPELVTP; encoded by the coding sequence ATGAGAACGCATTTGCTTTGCGCCTCGGGACTGCTGTTCGCCACCGGATCGACGCTGGCGGCGACGAAGGTTCTCCAGGCATTCGAGGGGGATGGATACGGGGATTGGAAGGTGGAGGGCGCGGCATTTGGCTTGGCGCCGAGTGGCGGCAAAATGGATGGGCTGAATGCGGAACTCACCGGCTACGCCCAAGAATCGGTCGCCTGCTCCGCACACGGCGGCGATGCCGCGAAGGGCACGCTGACTTCCCCGGAATTCAAGATCACCGAAAACTACATCTGTTTCCTTATCGCCGGTGGCAAGCACCCCGGCAAGGTGGGGGTGAGGCTCACGGTGGACGGCAAAACGGTTCGCGATGCCACCGGTGAGGGCTCGTTGCAGTTCCGCACTCAGGTATGGGACGTTACGGAGTTCAGGGGCAAGGACGCCCGGATCCAGATCTATGACGACGAAAGCGGCGGCTGGGGCGTGATTGCGGCCGACCATTTCCTCATGACGGACTACGCGAACCAGAAGTTCCCGGCGTCCACGAAGAGCGGTAAGCCTCACCTGTCGGGTCTAGTGGCCAGCGACACCATCGGCGGCCTCACCATCCCGGAAGGGACGAAGGTGAAGATCGTGGCCGATTACAAGAATGGCGGGGTCACCTCCCCGACCGCACTGGCCTTCGGGGAAAAGGGTGAGATCTACGTGACCGAGACGCATCGCTTCCGCCATGGCGTGCCGGACAACCGCGATCACCTCTACTGGTACCTCGATGACATCGCCTCGCATAGCGTGGCGGACCGTCTGAAGATGCACGAGAAGTGGTACAGCAAAGAGGAAAAGAGCTCGAAGAGGTTCCTCACCGAGATCGATGAGGTCGTGCGCGTGCTCTCGAAGCCTGGTGAGGACGGCCACTCTGCCAAGAGCGAGGTCTATGCGCGGAACTTCAATGACGTGCTTGATGGTCCTGCTGCCGGTATTTTCGAATACGAGGGCACGGTTTACATGGCCTGCATTCCGAAGATCTGGGCGCTGCGCGACAAGGACGGCGATGGCAAGGCAGACAAGCCCGACGAGCGGGAAGCGCTCTTCGATGGCTTTGGCGTGCGTGTCTCTTTCTCCGGTCACGACCTGAATGGTTTCGCGCTCGGACCGGATGGTCGCATCTACGGCACGCTGGGAGACCGCGGGATGAATCTTACCACGAAGGAAGGGAAGCACTACGAGCTCCCGGACCAAGGCTGCGTTTTCCGCTTCGATCCCGATGGCTCGAATTTTGAGGTCATCCACACCGGCCTCCGCAATCCGAAGGAGTTGGCCTTCGACGAGTATGGCAATGCCTTCTCGGTCGATAACAATTCCGACCAAGGTGACCAGGCCCGTGTGGTCTATGTCATGGAAGGCGCTGACTCCGGCTGGACCATGGAGCATCAGGCGCTGCACAGCTTCCATCGGCAGATCGGCATGGAGGAACATCCGCCGAACCGTTGGATGGAAGAACAGATGTGGGCGCCGCTGAATAGCGCGCAGCCCTCCTACATCGTGCCTCCGGTGGCGAATCTCACCTCGGGTCCCTCCGGGCTGACGTACCACCCGGGCACCGGCTTCCTCGAGAGCGAAGCCGGCCGCTTCCTGATCTGCGACTATCGCGGTGGTGCGGCGAATTCGGGCATCTGGTCCTTCAAGGTCGAGCCCTCCGGTGCCGGCATGAAGATGACCGACTCCCGCCAGTTGAACTGGGGTGCCGCGGTGACCGATGTGGAATACTCTTGGGATGGGAAGCTCTACGTCACCGACTTCATCGGTGGCTGGGCCTCGCATGACGATGGCCGGGTCTACTTGATCGAAGCGGACAAGACCTTCCGTGAAGAGGAAGCGAAGGAAACCGCGGAGATCATTGCTGAGGGCTTCGAGAAGCGTCCCGTGCCTGCTTTGGAAAAGCTGATGGCTCATCCGGACATGCGCGTCCGCACCCGTGCCGAGCTTGCGCTTTCCCGCAGGCCGGAAGCTCTGGACGTCTTCACCCGTGTCTCAAAGGAAGGGAAGACCACCGTCCAGCGCCTGCATGGCGTCTGGGGTCTCGGCATCCTGGCTCGCCGCGGTTCCGCGGTGCTCCCTAGCTCCGGGGATGGCTTCGCCACGCTGCCTAGCAAGCTTCTGCGGGAGCGGGCAGGCCAAGCCATCGGTGCCCTGTTGGAGGACAAGGACGTGGAAGTGCGCGCCCAAGCCATCAAGACACTCGGTGAGACGGGCCTTCCCGGCGGTCGCCTGCAGTTCTCGCCCATGCTGGGTGACAAATCCCCGCGCATGCGGGCCTTTGCCGCGATCGCGGCCGGCAAGATGAAGGCGGAGAGTGCCATTCCGTTCATCTGGGAGATGCTGAAGGGGAACGAGGATCCTTACATCCGCCACGCCGGTGCCTATGCGCTTTCGCTACTCTGCGAGCCGCGCCAGATCTCCGCTCTGGTCGATGAAGAAGATCCCGCCTTGCGTCTCGCCGCGGTGATCGCCCTCCGCCGCATGAAGGACCCGGCCGTCGCGGCATTCCTCGAAGACGAGGATACGAAAGTGGCGCGTGAAGCGATTGCCGCCGTTCACGACGTGGGCATCGAAAAGGCCCGCCCGATGGTTGCCGCGCTTCTCGATGAGCCGCCGTCCTATCTGACCACCATGGATTGGCGCCGTCTTCTTCATAGCGCCTTCCGCCTCGGCGATGAAGTGAATCTCGGTCGCGTGCTGAAAGTGGTGCTCGATCCGAAGGCTCCTGCCGCCGCTCGCGAGGAAGCGCTTCGTCTCGTAGGCCTGTGGAGCAAGCCGGACCCGGTGGATCAGTCGCTGGGCCGTTGGGCTCCTCTGCCGGAACGCGATCCCGCGATCGTGAAGAATTCGCTTATGCCGCTGCTTGGCAGCATCCTGAAGCTGGATGGCAAGCTGGCCGAGCCGGCGCTGGCCTTGATCGGGAAATACAAGCTGGATCTCTCCGCGGTGGATGATGCCACGATGAAGGGGCTGGTCATGAACGACAATCTTCCGGGCGCTGCTCGCTCGGAAGCGCTGGACCTCTATGCCGCGCGGAAGCCGGAAGGGATCGATGCGCTGCTTGGCGATCTCGCGAAGGGCAAGGATGACGATCTCGCGATCGGGGCGATCAAGCGCCTCGCCGCGGAACATCCCGGTGCCGCTTTGGAAAGCATCCGCACCGCCGTGGGGCACGCGAATGCCGGTCGCCAGCAGGACGCATGGAAGATCGCCGCTGGGCTGAAGGCTCCAGGCATCGAGTCCCTCTTTGTGGACAGTCTCGCGAAGCTGAAGGAAAAGCAGGGTGTTTCGCCCTCGACCCTTGAACTCCTCGATGCGGCCGCGAAGCGCTCCGAGCCGGAAGTGAAGAAGGCTCTGGAGGATTACAAGGCTGCCATCGCGGCCTCGACCGATCCGCTTGCTGCCTACCTTGGTTCGTTGCAGGGCGGCAATGCGAAGAAGGGCGGCGAGCTCTTCGAATCCCAGCCTGCGGCCCAGTGCATGCGCTGCCACTCTGCGGGTGGCGGTCACGGCGGCGGAGATGCCGGGCCGAATTTGGAAGGCGTGGGCAAGCGCGGCGACGCCAAGTTCATGCTCGAGTCCCTCGTGAACCCGGGGGCCAAGGTCGCCACCGGCTTCGGCCTGACCAGCGTCACCCTGAAGGGCGGCAAGACAGTCGGCGGCATCGTCATCGCGGACACTGCCGAGCATGTGGATCTGGATAGCAGCGGCAAGGTGCTGCGTGTGAAGAAGAGCGACATCGATGCCATGCTTCCTCCCGTCTCCGCCATGCCGCCGATGGGCGCGATCCTTTCCCCGAGCGAGCTGCGCGATGTCGTGGCCTGGCTTGAAACCCGCAAGGGCAAGGACCCGGAGCCAAAGAAATATGGCGAGCCGGAACTGGTGACGCCGTGA